From the Sulfuriferula nivalis genome, the window CGGCTGAGGAAATTGTTGGCTTCAATATCCTGCTCAATCGATTCAATTACTACTTCATTGATAAGCAGGTGTATGGCACTACCTTGCAATCGGTAGGAGATAATTTGCACGGCAAATGGATAGTCGATTCCGATCCGTTTGCCGTAAATCAGTTCATGCACCCATATCAAGGCTCGGTTTACTTCGGGCTGGCACGTTCGAGCGGGCTCGATTTCTGGGAATCAATGGGTTATACGTTTGGCGGCAGCCTGTTGTGGGAGATTGCGGGTGAAACTGGCGCGCCTTCCATCAATGATCTGGTCACCACCGGCTTCGGTGGCTCTTTGCTTGGTGAGCCGCTATTTCGCATGGCTAACGAATAAGGTTAGATTGTGATCGCGAAGCGAGCCACAATCTGAACCGTTTGTTGGACAAGCCCGGCATGGCTGGGGCGGGTGTTGCTTGAGCGCTTATGGAAATATCTTTTTGACTATGCTGGCATAACTGGACGCGTTACGCATCCCACCCGCCATTTCACGACCTTCACGTTGCCATTGCAGCAACTTATTCTATTCAACTCACCGTTTTTAGTCGGCTTTTCGGGCATGTTAACCCAATTTCAGCCTTCTTCAGGGCGAGCACGGCCATACCTGCCTAGTCTGGCAGGTGGGCGGTGTGGGCTGGTTTAGCGCATGGTCTCCCACCCTGTGTCATCTGCTCTGTGTTCCCGTTTTATAGATGGGGCTGATGTGGCTAGCGGTATCGCTTTGATACGTGTGCGCACTATCTTCATCACCCCACCGCAACATTGGCAACGTATCGCTGGTCTGGGTTGCGCTGGCGGCGGATTGTTCCGTCGCCATAGGTGGGTCAGCTGTAGCTGGGTGAGTAGTTTGCTATTGGGATGCAGGTAGCCAAAGTTGCGGGCGCGGCGGTAGCCTTTGGGCAGAATGTGTTGCAGTATCAGTCGCAGGAAGGCTACACCACTCAAGGTACGGGTTTCCATTTGTTTGGTTTGGCTGTTCCGGTAACGGAAGGTGACCTGACCATGCCGGTCGGAGAGGATGTCTTTCTCCTGTATCACCCCCCGATACAGATAGCGCCCAAGGTAGATCAGAGCGTGCTGTCCAGTGCCGACGGCTTTGCAATCCACCACCCAATCGGTCGGGTAATCGTTTGGCAGGGTGAGTCCTGCTTGTCTGATGCCTGCCAGTAATTTGGCACGAAATACTTTGGCCAGGGCTTTGTGGTTAAACAGGTAGTTGCCGTGTTTATGACGCATGCGTCGCTGTTTGGGGTTAAAGGCGACAGCGGGCATGACGAGATGCACATGGGGGTGATAGTCCAGTCGGCGGTTATGGGTATGCAGTACAGTCACCGCCCCTGCGCTGCCGCGCAGCTTGTTGTCGTTTTGGCTGAAGGTGTTGACTGTTTCCCACGCGCAGCGTGTGATCAAGTCATACATGACGCGCTGATGTTGCCAGGCCAGTGTGCGCAACTGGGCGGGCACGGTGAAGGTGAGCATGAAGTAGTTGGCGGGGATGGATTTGTGTAATTGCTGGTCTATCCAGCGCTGTGATTCGTGCGCCTGGCAATGCGGGCAATGCCGATGACCGCAGGAATGTGGCAGGTAGCTGGGTGTTTGACAATCATCACAGGCAAGTTGCATCCTCGGGCTCATCTGGCTACGGCAGGTTTGAAAGGCGGTTAAGGCAGCTTGCTGGCTGGGCAATAGGTGATGACCGTGTTGTGCAAGCAGTTTAGCTGCGTAGGTTGCTACGATGTGCGCCAGTCTGATCATTTGACTTTGCCCCAATGAATGTGGAATTTCTCCATTAATTGATTAAGGCGAGTGTGTGCGCTCTGATGGCGTTGTTCGGTGAGGTGGGTGTAGCGGATGGTGGTGAGGATGGACTGGTGTCCGAGTATCTGCTGAATTTCGAGTAAATCGATGCCAGCTTCTATCAGGTGGGTGGCATAGCTGTGGCGCAGGCTGTGTGGTGTAATTCTTTTTTTAAGCCACAGTCACGGGTCACTTGACCCAAGGTGGTCTGGATACCACCACGATCCAGCGGGGTGCGTGCCAAGTGCGATTTGGCAAGACCGCCGTGTCGATTAGGAAAGAGCAAGCTTGGGTTGCGATGGGTGAGCCAGAAACGGCGCAATACCTGCAAGGTGTTCTCTGATAACGGCACCAATCGATCACGGTTGCCTTTGGCGTTGCGTACTTGCACCCGCATCCGATCCGCATCGATATCCCCTACCTGCAAGCGTAAGCCTTCGCCTAATCGTAAGCCCAGGCTGTAGAGGGTGAAGAAGAATACGCGGTAGCTCAATACGCGGGTGGCCATGAAGATTTGTTGTGCCTGGGCGACGGTAATGATGTCGGGCAGGCTATATGACTTGGGTGGTTTAACCAGATCCGCACCTGGCCAGGGTTGGCTGAGTACATGGGCATAATAGAACTTCAGTCCATACAGATCATGTTTGAGCGTACTCCATGAATGGGTATCCAGGATGCGAACAAAATAGTCGGTTAATTGTGGCTTGGTGAGCGCGTCTATCTGGTCATTAAAATACACCGCTGCGCGCCGTACGCCGTGTGAATACAAGGCGATGGTTTTAGGCTGCATGCCTCTGAGCTTGAGGCAATTCAGCAGTCGCTGGTGATTGTGCTCGAAGTGCGCGGGGATGGGTGTGGGGGCTGTCAATGTCGTCTCCTCGTGGTACAGTAATCAAAATTCCATTGCTGGGGGAGACGAAATTATGCTGCGTAATTTGATGGTTCGGGAATATTTCTCCGCGATAGCGGCTTCGTTCAACCTGCTGCTTGAGGGCGGCGGCAAACACCCTAGTGCATGGCGCGAAGTAGGTGCGGCAGCGATTTCGCCTTCGCTTGGGTTCACCAGACTGGCCTACGGTGACCGCTACCGCAGCGTGTTTGATAGCCACAATCCGGCAACCTATACCTATATGCGCATAGGCTGGAACAAGGTCGATAACC encodes:
- a CDS encoding IS91 family transposase, with product MIRLAHIVATYAAKLLAQHGHHLLPSQQAALTAFQTCRSQMSPRMQLACDDCQTPSYLPHSCGHRHCPHCQAHESQRWIDQQLHKSIPANYFMLTFTVPAQLRTLAWQHQRVMYDLITRCAWETVNTFSQNDNKLRGSAGAVTVLHTHNRRLDYHPHVHLVMPAVAFNPKQRRMRHKHGNYLFNHKALAKVFRAKLLAGIRQAGLTLPNDYPTDWVVDCKAVGTGQHALIYLGRYLYRGVIQEKDILSDRHGQVTFRYRNSQTKQMETRTLSGVAFLRLILQHILPKGYRRARNFGYLHPNSKLLTQLQLTHLWRRNNPPPAQPRPAIRCQCCGGVMKIVRTRIKAIPLATSAPSIKREHRADDTGWETMR